The Oreochromis niloticus isolate F11D_XX linkage group LG15, O_niloticus_UMD_NMBU, whole genome shotgun sequence genome includes a region encoding these proteins:
- the lrp11 gene encoding low-density lipoprotein receptor-related protein 11, whose product MALLQHPRLLLACVGLLLLLAFGSIDARSSPISDLKSKISGVEELLEEFRKQLQQDQTYRTGEVMDSCVGDFSAVGDRIIRARDSIEQGATFLLAPDRVYTWKDCVHACCSQPHCTVAVLHEDQRQPGDSLRCYLFNCTYRSKNVCSFSAQKGFTTYSRTPNTTQGHLPVSSSGSARRPGEEAPDEDDADVDEPPRSDAGQDVVIQLPTDWAVLDGRDSVDDHGISRYEWSLIKGDTAINMKSTHPGLLKIGGLQEGVYTFQMTVTDTAGQKSSDNISVTVLAPKHQAEVCTGHCSNYQFKCDDGCCIDITYACDGKQHCPDRSDEDFCPNFDGSRKSVTHAVDPPSPQRLVAQTNKAEDVSMLPTGARKTITPQDTSKAALSQSASEQGASISQDPCAAAPVVGPCKGTFPRWYYDQNAGECKHFLYGGCQGNHNNFLQESDCVSECIQKSPAFRPASVAPPVTKQTEIASPKATQSQAVSDTPISKPFPVMGGHPVPESGAILPLALGLIITALLLLMISCRLRLVRHKLKKARPLTTEESDYLINGMYL is encoded by the exons ATGGCTCTGCTTCAGCATCCCCGGCTGCTGCTCGCCTGTGtagggctgctgctgctgctcgccTTTGGCAGCATCGACGCTCGGTCTTCGCCTATATCGGACTTGAAATCCAAAATATCCGGGGTGGAGGAGCTCTTGGAGGAATTCCGCAAACAGCTCCAGCAGGACCAGACCTACAGGACAGGTGAAGTGATGGACTCCTGCGTGGGCGACTTCAGTGCTGTGGGGGATCGCATCATCCGGGCCAGGGACTCCATCGAGCAGGGAGCCACCTTCCTGCTGGCCCCGGACAGGGTGTACACCTGGAAGGACTGTGTGCACGCCTGCTGCTCCCAGCCTCACTGCACCGTGGCGGTGCTTCACGAGGACCAGAGGCAACCCGGGGACAGTCTCCGTTGTTACCTGTTTAACTGCACCTACAGGAGTAAGAATGTGTGCTCCTTCTCGGCTCAGAAAGGCTTCACAACATACAGCCGGACTCCCAACACAACGCAGGGACACCTCCCTGTTTCATCCAGCGGCTCAGCCCGGAGGCCCGGAGAAGAAGCTCCTGATGAGGATGATGCAG ACGTGGATGAGCCTCCTCGCAGTGATGCTGGACAGGATGTGGTTATCCAGCTGCCCACAGATTGGGCTGTGCTGGATGGCCGTGACAGTGTGGACGACCACGGCATCAGCCGCTATGAGTGGAGTCTGATTAAAGGAGACACAGCCATCAATATGAAG TCAACACATCCAGGGTTGCTGAAGATCGGTGGCCTCCAGGAAGGAGTCTACACGTTTCAGATGACAGTCACTGACACGGCGGGACAGAAGAGCTCTGATAACATCTCTGTCACCGTACTGGCTCCAAAACACCAAGCAGAAG TGTGTACTGGTCACTGCTCAAACTACCAATTTAAGTGTGATGACGGTTGCTGTATTGACATCACCTATGCCTGCGATGGGAAGCAGCACTGTCCAGACCGCTCAGACGAAGACTTCTGCCCGAACT ttgATGGCAGCCGAAAGTCAGTGACCCACGCTGTGGACCCGCCCAGCCCTCAGCGGCTTGTCGCTCAGACAAACAAAGCTGAAGACGTCTCCATGCTCCCAACTGGAGCAAGGAAGACCATCACACCGCAAGACACAAGCAAGGCGGCTCTTTCTCAAAGTGCCAGTGAACAGGGGGCTTCAATCAGTCAAG ACCCTTGTGCTGCTGCTCCAGTTGTGGGACCCTGTAAAGGCACCTTCCCACGGTGGTATTACGACCAAAATGCGGGAGAGTGCAAACACTTCCTGTACGGAGGCTGCCAGGGAAACCATAACAACTTCCTCCAGGAGTCGGACTGTGTCAGTGAATGCATACAAAAAA GTCCAGCTTTCAGACCTGCTAGTGTGGCTCCTCCAGTCACCAAGCAGACTGAGATAG cttcCCCTAAAGCCACCCAGAGCCAAGCAGTGAGTGACACCCCCATCTCCAAACCATTTCCAGTCATGGGAGGACACCCAGTCCCAGAGTCAG GTGCCATCCTTCCTCTGGCACTTGGCCTAATCATcacagctctgctgctgctcatgATCAGCTGTCGTCTCAGGCTCGTCCGCCACAAACTGAAGAAAGCGCGTCCCCTCACTACAGAGGAGTCAGATTACCTCATTAATGGCATGTACCTGTAG